AGGAGCTGGCTCTCGGCGCGGTCGCGCGCGGTGGCCCGCCGGTGCTCAACACCCAGGTGCTGCTGGCCCAGTCGCTGGCGCCGGCCGAGCTGGACCGGCTGGTCGGCGTCGCAGTGGCCGAGTGCGGGGTCCTCGAGTCCCGCTACCGGCCGGGTGCCGCGCCGGTCGACATCCACGAGCGAGCGGTGCTGCTCGTGGACGACGGGCTGGCCACCGGCGCGACCGTCCGGGCGGCGGTGGCCGCGCTGCGAGCGCAGGGGCCCGCCCTGGTCGTCGTCGCCGTCCCGGTGGGATCGCGCGAGGCGATCGGCCAGCTCGAGCGCGAGGCCGACGCGGTCGTCTGCCTGCAGCGGCCGCTGCTGCCCAGGGCCGTGAGCTGGGCGTATGACGACTTCACCCCGGTCAGCGACGACCAAGTGGTCGACCTGCTGCGCGACGTCGGGCGCTGAACCCCCAGGTACCCTGGTCGCTTGCCTCGCCGACGCCCAGCCGGATGGAGAACACCCCGTGGCCGCCGACCTCGTCGACACCATCGTCAGCCTGTCCAAGCGCCGGGGTTTCGTGTACCCCAGCGGCGAGATCTACGGCGGCACCCGGTCCGCCTGGGACTACGGGCCGCTCGGGGTGGAGCTGAAGGAGAACGTCCGGCGCCAGTGGTGGCAGTCCGTCGTCCGGTCCCGTGACGACGTCGTGGGCCTGGACTCCTCGGTGATCCTGCCGCCGCAGGTGTGGGAGGCCTCCGGCCACGTCGAGGTGTTCGTCGACCCGCTGACCGAGTGCCAGTCCTGCCACAAGCGGTTCCGCGCGGACCACCTGGAGGAGGCGTACGAGGCCAAGCACGGCTCGGCCCCGGCCAGCCTGGACGTCGTCCCGTGCCCCAATTGCGGCACCCGCGGGGCGTGGACCGAGCCACGGATGTTCAACGGGCTGCTCAAGACCTACCTCGGCGCGGTGGAGTCCGAGGAGGGCCTGCACTACCTCCGCCCGGAGACCGCGCAGGGCATCTTCGTGAACTTCGCGAACGTGATGACCTCGGCCCGGCGCAAGCCGCCGTTCGGCATCGCGCAGACCGGCAAGTCGTTCCGCAACGAGATTACGCCGGGCAACTTCATCTTCCGGACCCGCGAGTTCGAGCAGATGGAGATGGAGTTCTTCGTCGAGCCCGGCACCGACGAGGAGTGGCACGACTACTGGCTGAAGGCGCGCTGGGACTGGTACGTCGACCTCGGCATCAACCCGGAGAACATGCGCTTCTTCGAGCACCCGGCCGAGAAGCGGTCGCACTACTCCAAGCGCACCGTCGACATCGAGTACCGGTTCATGTTCGGCGGCCAGGAGTTCTCCGAGCTCGAGGGCATCGCCAACCGCACCGACTTCGACCTGACCGCGCACTCCAAGCACTCCGGCGCCGACCTCACCTACTTCGACCAGGACAAGAACGAGCGCTGGACGCCGTACGTGATCGAGCCGGCAGCTGGCCTCACCCGGGCGGTGCTGGCCTTCCTCATGGACGCCTACTCCGAGGACGAGGCGCCCAACGCCAAGGGCGGCGTGGACAAGCGCACCGTGCTGCGCTTCGACCCGCGGCTGGCACCCGTGAAGGTCGCGGTGCTGCCGCTGTCCCGCAACGCCGACCTGACGCCGAAGGCCAAGGACCTGGCCGCGCAGCTGCGCAGGTACTGGAACGTGGAGTTCGACGACGCTGGGGCGATCGGGCGGCGTTACCGACGGCAGGACGAGATCGGCACGCCGTTCTGCGTGACGGTCGACTTCGACACCCTCGACGACCAGGCCGTGACCATCCGCGAGCGGGACACGATGGCGCAGCAGCGGGTCGGGCTGGACGCCGTCCGGCCGTGGCTGGCCGCCCGACTCCCTCCGTGCTGACGTCCCCGGTCAGGGGATGAAGGAGCGGTCCAGGTTCCACGGCTGGCGGGGGAGTTCTCGATCAGCCAGGTCTCGACAGCGCGAAGGTGCGGGCGGCGGTTGCCCGTCAACGTCTGCACTGAGGACCCGATCTTCCCGGGAGACGAGGCGCACCCAGAGTCTGGGCATGAGCGAGATGAGCATCAACAAGGCGATCCACGGCGCCGTTCGACGGTCAGTCCGACCACGTTTTCGGGCGCGGCTACCTCAAGCACGTCGGGTCGGTCTGGCGGGGCTAGCCAGCGCTGCGGGCGTCATGCGTCGCGCGGCTGCCCCTCCCGCGCCTCGCGGCGCCGCAGCACGACCCAGGTGAACGGCTGGACGGCTCCGGACGGAGTGGCGTGCTCCTCGCGCTCGCTGTGGTCGAGCTCGAACTCCCCGCCGAAGGCCTCAGCCAGCCCGGCCGCGTCGTACCTGGTCACCGGCAGTCCCGAGCAGTGCGTCGGCCCGTCCGTGGCGAAGGTCGCGACGATCACGATGCCATGCGCCGCCACCGCCCGCCGGACCAGCCCGACATACCTGGAACGGTCCTGCGGGTCGGTGAGGAAGTGAAAGACGGCCCGGTCATGCCAGACGTCGAAGGTGCGGTCGGGCTGCCAGTCCAGCACATCGTTGCGGACCCAGGTCACCTGACCCGACCGTTGACCCAGTCGCTCTTGGAGGACGGCGAGCGCCCGCGACGACACGTCGAGGACCGTGAGGTCGGTGAAGCCGTCCTCCAGCAGCAGATCGACAAGCCGCGACGCCCCGGCCCCCACGTCGACCACGGCGGCATCGGCACCGTGCGTGGCACCGGCCACCAGGCGCCGCGAGATGGACGGCTCGGCCTGGTACCAGCTCACCTCGTCGGTCAGCCGAGTCTCGTAGACCTGCTCCCAGTGGCCCGCCCGAGCTGCTGTCATGCCGACAGGATGCCCCCATGACACGTCCCGCCCGGAACCGGATGGCAGCACCTCGTGGCCCAGCGTGGGCGCCAGCGCTTCCAGTGGGCCGTCGCGGCGGCCCGGAGCTCACTCGCCTCGTGCAGCGGGCTCGGCCGCAGGTACCGGACCTCCAGACCTGCCGTGACGTAGTACAGCGCCGCTCCTGGTGGGGGAGGCCAACCGCGGCGCTCCGCCTCCAGCATGACCGCCGCGCGGGGACCTGCTCGGTGGGTGACCGCCCACATCGCGTCGGTGGCGCCGTAGCCCGTCAGCACGCCGGTTCCCCCTGCCGGCTTCCGCGCCGCCGGACCAGCACCCGGACCGACACGACCCGAGGTGGCCGTGGCGCAGCCGGCCAGGCTCAACGCCCCGACGATGGCGACCGCGGCTGAGCCTCGTGCGACCATGAGGCAGTGGCGCTCACCCTCGGCCGGTTCACCGTCGACCCTCCCGTGGTTCTCGCCCCTATGGCCGGTATCACCAACACCGCCTACCGGCGGCTGTGCCGCGAGTACGGCGCCGGCCTGTACGTGTCCGAGATGGTGACCAGCCGCGCCCTGATCGAACGGGACGCGCAGACCCTGCGCATGGTGCACTTCCACGACAGCGAGCTGGCCCCCCGGTCGATCCAGCTGTACGGCATCGACCCGGATATCGTCGCGGCCGCGGTCCGGATGGTGGTCGAGGAGAACCTCGCCGACCACGTGGACCTCAACTTCGGCTGCCCGGTGCCCAAGGTGACCCGCCAGGGCGGCGGCAGTGCGCTGCCTTACAAGCGTCGCCTGTTCGGCTCGATCGTCTCGGCGGCGGTGGACGCCGCGGACGGCGCGGTGCCCGTGACCGTCAAGATGCGGCTGGGCATCGACCCGGAGCACCTGACCTATCTCGACGCCGGCCGGATCGCGCAGGACGCCGGCGCCGACTGGGTGGCGCTGCACGGGCGGACGGCCGCGCAGCTGTACTCCGGGCAGGCCGCCTGGGAGCCGATCGCCGAGCTCGAGCAGGCGCTGGACATCCCGGTGCTCGGCAACGGCGACATATGGGAGGCGGCCGACGCGCTGCGGATGGTCGAGCAAACCGGTTGCGACGGCGTGGTCGTGGGCCGTGGCTGCCTGGGCCGCCCGTGGCTGTTCGGGGACCTGTCGGCGGCGTTCGCCGGTCGGCCGGACGAGGTGGCCCGGCCCTCCCTCGGCGAGGTGGCCGGGGTGATGCGCCGGCACGCGGAGCTGCTGGTCGAGCACCTCGGCGAGGACAAGGGCTGCCGGGACTTCCGCAAGCACGTGGCCTGGTACCTCAAGGGCTTCCCGGTCGGGGGCGCCCCCCGGGTCGACCTCGCGCTGGTGTCCACCCTGGCCGAGCTGGACGACGCCCTGGCCACGCTGCCGGCCCACGAGCCCTACCCGGAGCACCTGCTGGGCAGCCCGCGCGGGCGGACCTCACCGGCCCGGCCGGTGGCCCTGCCGGAGGGCTGGCTGGACGAGCCCGAGGACGACCGGGTCCCGGTCGGCGCCGAGCTGGCCACCTCCGGCGGCTGACCCCCGGCATGCAGCAGAGGGGGTGCCGAAGTGGGGCAGACTGGGTGGGTGACCACGACGCCCGCGACCGCGGCCGCGACCGTCCCGGCGGCGGCTGGCCGTCGGCCCCGCCGCTGGCTGCGCTGGTCCGTCCGCGCGGTCGCCCTGGCGCTCGCGCTGGCCACCCTGTGGGTCGGCAGCGTCACCTTCCGGATCTGGTGGACGGCGCGTCAGGACGCCCGGCCAGTGTCCGACGCGATCGTGGTGCTCGGCGCCAGCCAGTACAACGGCGTCCCCTCGCCCGCGCTGCAGGCCCGGCTGGACCACGCCCGCACCCTGTACGAGCAGGGCGTGGCGCCGCTGATCCTCACCACCGGGTTCAAGCAGCCCGGCGACGTGCACACGGAGGCGTCTGCGGGGCGGACCTACCTGATCGAGCACGGAGTGCCGGCCAGCGCCGTCCTGGCGCTGCCGGTGGGTGGTGACACCCTGGAGAGCCTGCGTGCCGTCCGGGCCGAGTTCGCCAGCCGGCACCTGAACAGCGCCGTCATCGTCACCGACCCCTGGCACTCGTTCCGCTCGGCGGTGATGGCCCGCGACCTGGGCCTCCAGGTGGCGACGTCCCCCACCCGAAGTGGCCCGGTCGTCTCCTCCCGCGGGATCGAGCTGCGCTACATCATCCGGGAGACCGGCGCCTACGTGTACTACCGGCTGACCGGCACCAGCCCCGATTCCGGCATCACCACCTTCTAGCCTTCTCCTTGTGGCCGCACCCGACGACGACCCCGCCGCCCAGCGGTGGGTCGAGGAGCCTCCGAAGCGGTCCGCCCGCAGCGCCTACCAGCGCGACCGGGCCCGGGTCCTGCACAGCGCGGCGCTGCGACGGCTGGCCGCCAAGACCCAGGTCGTGGTCGCCGGCGAGGCCGACTTCCCGCGCACCCGGCTCACCCACAGCCTCGAAGTGGCCCAGATCGGCCGCGAGCTGGGTCAGGCCCTCGGCTGCGACCCGGACGTCGTCGAGGTGGCCGGGCTCGCCCATGACCTTGGGCACCCGCCCTTCGGCCACAACGGCGAGGCGGCGCTGGACGAGGTCGCGCAGCCGTACGGCGGCTTCGAAGGCAACGCGCAGACCCTGCGGGTGCTGACCCGGCTCGAGGCCAAGGCGTTCGCCCCGGACGACGGCCCGCTGACCGGCCGCAGCGTCGGCCTCAACCTCACCAGGGCCAGCCTGGACGCCGCCACCAAGTACCCCTGGACCCGGCGTGACGACAGCCGCAAGTTCGGCGTCTACCCGGAGGACCTCGACGCCTTCCAGTGGCTGCGCGAGGGGGCGCCGGGGGAGCGGCGCTGCCTGGAGGCCCAGGTCATGGACTGGGCCGACGACATCGCCTACTCGGTGCATGACGTCGAGGACGCCGTCCACGGCGGCCACGTCACGCTGGCCCAGCTGCTCGACCCGTCCGAGCGGACGGCGGTCGCGGAGCTGGCCGCGCGCACCTACGCCTCGGACGCCGGGCCCGAGGAGCTCGAGTACGCGCTGCTGCGGCTTCAGGCGCAGCCGTGGTGGCCGCGCGCCTACGACGGGTCCATGCATGCCTTGGCCGCGCTGAAGAACCTGACCAGCGAGCTGATCGGCCGGTTCTGCACCGCCGCCGAGGAGGCCACCCGCGAGGCCCACGCCACCCCCCAGCTGTCCCGCTACGGCGCCGACCTCGTCGTCCCCCGCAGCACCCGGCTGGAGTGTGCGGCACTCAAGGCGGTCGCCGCGGTCTACGTCATGCAACGGGCCGGCGCCGGCCCGGTGTACGCCCGGCAGCAGGAGCTGGTGCAGGGGCTGTACGTCGCCCTGCTTCAGCGCGCCCCCGACGCGCTGGCCGCCGAGCTGCGGCCGGCTTTCGAGGCGGCGGCTGACGACACCGCCCGGGTGCGCGTCGTCGTCGACCAGGTGGCCTCACTGACCGACATCTCAGCGGTGGCCGTCCACCGGCGGCTGACCGGCAGCAGCGTCACCGTGGTGGGAGGAGAGTGGGATGGCTGAGCGCATGTTCGTCGTCATCGGGGGCGGCCTGGCCGGGGCCAAGGCCGTCGAGTCCCTGCGCACCGAGGGGTTCGACGGGCAGGTGGTCCTGGTCGCGGCCGAGGACGAGTACCCCTACGACCGGCCGCCGCTGTCCAAGGAGATCCTCAAGGGGACGAAGGAGGCCGACGCCGCCCGCGTGCACCCCCCGCACTGGTACACCGACGAGCAGGTCGACCTGCGGATGGGCACCAGGGCGACGGCCCTCGACCCGGCCGGCCGCCGGGTGCAGCTGGACGGCGGGGAGTGGCTCGGCTACGAGGCGATCCTGCTGGCCACCGGGTCGCAGCCGCGCAGGCTCACCCTGGACGGCGCCGCCGACCTGCCCCTGCACTACCTGCGCACCCTGGCCGATGCGACCCGGCTGCGCGCCGACCTGGCGGGCGGCCGGCGCCGGGTTCTCGTCGTCGGAGCGGGCTGGATCGGCCTGGAGGTGGCCGCCGCGGCCAAGGAGTACGGCAACGACGTCACTGTCCTCGAGCCGCAGCCGACCCCCCTGTTCGGCGTCCTGGGGCCCGAGCTGGGCGAGGTCTTCGCCGGCGTGCACCGCCGGCACCAGGTGGACCTGCGGACCGGCACCGGCGTCGCCCGGCTCGCGCGGAGCGGGGACGCGATCCTGGTCACCGACGCGGCCGACGTCGGCTATGAGGCCGACGTCGTCGTGGTGGGCGTCGGGGCCCGGCCGGACACCGCTCTGGCCGAGGCGGCCGGGCTGACCGTCTACGACGGCATCGTCGTGGACGCGGCGCTGCGGGCGTCAGCGGCCGGGGTGTTCGCCGCCGGGGACGTCGCTCGCGCGTACAACCCCCTGCTCCAGCGCCATGTCCGGGTCGAGCACTGGGCCAACGCGTTGCACAGCGGCCCGGCCGCGGCCCGCTCGATGCTCGGCCAGGAGGTCTCCTTCGAGCGGGTGCCGTACTTCTACACCGACCAGTTCAACCTCGGCATGGAGTACTCCGGGTACGTGGCACCGGGGCAGCAGGCCCGGGTAGTGCACCGGGGCGACCCGCAGTCGATGGAGTTCATCAGCTTCTGGCTGGACGCAGCCGACCGTGTGCTGGCCGGCATGAACGTCAACGTCTGGGACGTCGTCGCCGACATCCAGGCCCTGGTCCGGGCCGGCCGGCCGGTCGACGTCCAGCGGCTCAGCGACCCGGGTGTCCCCCTGCCGGAGGCGCTGCAGTGACAGGTGCGCCGGCCGTGACGGTGGTGGCCACCGACGCGGCGACGGTGCGGCCGCTGCGGGCCGCGGTGCTGCGTCCTGGCCTCCCGCCTGAGGAGGCGGTCCACGCCGAGGACGACCTCGCCTCGACGCTGCACCTCGCCGCGCTGGACGACGACGGCGCGGTGGTCGGCTGCGCGACCTTCCTCACCGAGCCGTACCCGGGGGACCCGGACCGGCGGGCCTGGCGGCTGCGCGGGATGGCCACCGCGGAGACGATCAGGGGTCAGGGGGTGGGCGTCGCCGTGCTGAGCACCGGGCTCGGGACGGCCGCGGAGGCCGGCGTCGAGGTGGTGTGGTGCCATGCACGGACCTCGGCGCTCGGGTTCTACCAGCGGATGGGGTTCGTGGCCGAGGGCGAGGAGTTCCGCACGGCGCACGGCATCCCGCACCGGCGGATGTGGCGGCGGGTCCACCGCGGCGAGATCTGAGCGGAGCCGGCCGGTCCGGGCCCAACTAGACTCCGGACGTGGCTGGCCGGATCCGGGACGAGGACATCGCCCTCGTCCGCGAGCGTGCGCGCATCGACGAAGTCGTCGGCGAGCACGTGCAGCTGCGCAACGCCGGGGGCGGGTCGCTCAAGGGGCTGTGCCCGTTCCACGACGAGAAGTCCCCGTCCTTCCACGTCACGCCCGCGCGCGGGCTGTACTACTGCTTCGGCTGCGGGGCCGGCGGTGACGTCATCGGCTTCGTCCAGAAGGTCGAGCACCTGACCTTCGCCGAGGCGGTCGAACGGCTGGCCGCCAAGTACAACGTCCAGCTTCGCTACACCGAGGGCGGCTCGACACCCAACCGCCAGCAGGGGCAGCGCACCCGCCTGGTCGCCGCACACGAGGCCGCCAAGGGCTTCTTCATCGACCAGCTGGCCACGAACCCGGAGGCCGAGACCGCGCGGCAGTTCCTCGCCGAGCGGGGCTTCGACGCCGCGGTCGCCGCGCACTTCGGCGTGGGCTACGCACCCAAGGGCTGGGACGCGCTGCTGCGGCACCTGCGCTCGAAGGGGTTCTCGGACGCCGAGCTGCTGACCGGCGGCCTGCTCAGCCAGGGCCAGCGCGGCATGTACGACCGGTTCCGGGGCCGGCTGATGTGGCCGATCCACGACGTCACGGGCGACGTCGTGGGCTTCGGGGCGCGCCGGCTGTTCGACGACGACAGCGGGCCCAAGTACCTGAACACCCCGGAGACCCCGCTGTACAAGAAGAGTCAGGTGCTCTTCGGGATCGACCTGGCCAAGAAGGAGATCGCCAAGCGGCAGCAGGCCGTGGTGGTCGAGGGCTACACCGACGTGATGGCCTGCCACGTGGCCGGAGTGGAGACCGCCGTCGCCACCTGCGGCACCTCCTTCGGCGACGAGCACGTGAAGATCCTGCGCCGGTTCCTGATGGACCAGGACGAGTTCCGCGGTGAAGTCGTGTTCACCTTCGACGGGGACGCCGCTGGGCAGAAGGCTGCCGTCCGGGCCTTCGCCGAGGACCAGAAGTTCATGACCCAGCTGTTCGTGGCGGTCGAGCCGTCCGGCCTCGACCCATGCGACCTGTGGCAGGTCAAGGGACCCGAGGCGGTGCGCGAGCTGGTGGCACGGCGGGTGCCGCTGTCGGAGTTCGTCATCCGCACCGAGCTGCGCAAGCACGACCTGGCGGTGCCCGAGGGCCGGGTCGCGGCGCTGCGGTCCGCCGCCCCGATCGTGGCCCAGATCAAGGACCACTCGCTGCGGCCCGAGCTGGCCCGCTCGCTGGCCGGCTGGCTGGGCATGGAGGTCGAGCCGGTCCTGGCGGCCGTGGCCGCAGCCGGCCGCGGTGCGGCCCGACCTGCCGAGCAGCCGCAGCCGGCCCGCGACACCACCCGCCCGCACCCCGACGACCGCGACCTGCTGGTGGACCGGGAGGCGCTCAAGCTCGGCCTGCAGCACCCCGCGCTGATCGGCCCGTCCCTCGACGCGCTCGAGCCGGCCGCCTTCGCCCATCCGGCGTACGTGGCGGTGAAGCGGGCCCT
This window of the Actinomycetes bacterium genome carries:
- a CDS encoding phosphoribosyltransferase family protein, producing MSRRFRHRVDAGQQLAAALAPQWNGRADLVVLGLPRGGVVVAAEVARALAAPLDALAVRKIGVPGHEELALGAVARGGPPVLNTQVLLAQSLAPAELDRLVGVAVAECGVLESRYRPGAAPVDIHERAVLLVDDGLATGATVRAAVAALRAQGPALVVVAVPVGSREAIGQLEREADAVVCLQRPLLPRAVSWAYDDFTPVSDDQVVDLLRDVGR
- a CDS encoding deoxyguanosinetriphosphate triphosphohydrolase; this encodes MAAPDDDPAAQRWVEEPPKRSARSAYQRDRARVLHSAALRRLAAKTQVVVAGEADFPRTRLTHSLEVAQIGRELGQALGCDPDVVEVAGLAHDLGHPPFGHNGEAALDEVAQPYGGFEGNAQTLRVLTRLEAKAFAPDDGPLTGRSVGLNLTRASLDAATKYPWTRRDDSRKFGVYPEDLDAFQWLREGAPGERRCLEAQVMDWADDIAYSVHDVEDAVHGGHVTLAQLLDPSERTAVAELAARTYASDAGPEELEYALLRLQAQPWWPRAYDGSMHALAALKNLTSELIGRFCTAAEEATREAHATPQLSRYGADLVVPRSTRLECAALKAVAAVYVMQRAGAGPVYARQQELVQGLYVALLQRAPDALAAELRPAFEAAADDTARVRVVVDQVASLTDISAVAVHRRLTGSSVTVVGGEWDG
- the dnaG gene encoding DNA primase, whose protein sequence is MAGRIRDEDIALVRERARIDEVVGEHVQLRNAGGGSLKGLCPFHDEKSPSFHVTPARGLYYCFGCGAGGDVIGFVQKVEHLTFAEAVERLAAKYNVQLRYTEGGSTPNRQQGQRTRLVAAHEAAKGFFIDQLATNPEAETARQFLAERGFDAAVAAHFGVGYAPKGWDALLRHLRSKGFSDAELLTGGLLSQGQRGMYDRFRGRLMWPIHDVTGDVVGFGARRLFDDDSGPKYLNTPETPLYKKSQVLFGIDLAKKEIAKRQQAVVVEGYTDVMACHVAGVETAVATCGTSFGDEHVKILRRFLMDQDEFRGEVVFTFDGDAAGQKAAVRAFAEDQKFMTQLFVAVEPSGLDPCDLWQVKGPEAVRELVARRVPLSEFVIRTELRKHDLAVPEGRVAALRSAAPIVAQIKDHSLRPELARSLAGWLGMEVEPVLAAVAAAGRGAARPAEQPQPARDTTRPHPDDRDLLVDREALKLGLQHPALIGPSLDALEPAAFAHPAYVAVKRALDDAGGMVAAGGGGEAWVAAVREAAANDAVRSVVTELAVEPTRVDGDPDDRYAAEQVARLQERQLTRRVVELKSRLQRINPEESEEYNKVFGELIALEQQRRLLRDRAIGAF
- a CDS encoding GNAT family N-acetyltransferase, producing MTGAPAVTVVATDAATVRPLRAAVLRPGLPPEEAVHAEDDLASTLHLAALDDDGAVVGCATFLTEPYPGDPDRRAWRLRGMATAETIRGQGVGVAVLSTGLGTAAEAGVEVVWCHARTSALGFYQRMGFVAEGEEFRTAHGIPHRRMWRRVHRGEI
- a CDS encoding YdcF family protein is translated as MTTTPATAAATVPAAAGRRPRRWLRWSVRAVALALALATLWVGSVTFRIWWTARQDARPVSDAIVVLGASQYNGVPSPALQARLDHARTLYEQGVAPLILTTGFKQPGDVHTEASAGRTYLIEHGVPASAVLALPVGGDTLESLRAVRAEFASRHLNSAVIVTDPWHSFRSAVMARDLGLQVATSPTRSGPVVSSRGIELRYIIRETGAYVYYRLTGTSPDSGITTF
- the dusB gene encoding tRNA dihydrouridine synthase DusB; amino-acid sequence: MALTLGRFTVDPPVVLAPMAGITNTAYRRLCREYGAGLYVSEMVTSRALIERDAQTLRMVHFHDSELAPRSIQLYGIDPDIVAAAVRMVVEENLADHVDLNFGCPVPKVTRQGGGSALPYKRRLFGSIVSAAVDAADGAVPVTVKMRLGIDPEHLTYLDAGRIAQDAGADWVALHGRTAAQLYSGQAAWEPIAELEQALDIPVLGNGDIWEAADALRMVEQTGCDGVVVGRGCLGRPWLFGDLSAAFAGRPDEVARPSLGEVAGVMRRHAELLVEHLGEDKGCRDFRKHVAWYLKGFPVGGAPRVDLALVSTLAELDDALATLPAHEPYPEHLLGSPRGRTSPARPVALPEGWLDEPEDDRVPVGAELATSGG
- a CDS encoding FAD-dependent oxidoreductase; the protein is MAERMFVVIGGGLAGAKAVESLRTEGFDGQVVLVAAEDEYPYDRPPLSKEILKGTKEADAARVHPPHWYTDEQVDLRMGTRATALDPAGRRVQLDGGEWLGYEAILLATGSQPRRLTLDGAADLPLHYLRTLADATRLRADLAGGRRRVLVVGAGWIGLEVAAAAKEYGNDVTVLEPQPTPLFGVLGPELGEVFAGVHRRHQVDLRTGTGVARLARSGDAILVTDAADVGYEADVVVVGVGARPDTALAEAAGLTVYDGIVVDAALRASAAGVFAAGDVARAYNPLLQRHVRVEHWANALHSGPAAARSMLGQEVSFERVPYFYTDQFNLGMEYSGYVAPGQQARVVHRGDPQSMEFISFWLDAADRVLAGMNVNVWDVVADIQALVRAGRPVDVQRLSDPGVPLPEALQ
- a CDS encoding glycine--tRNA ligase; translated protein: MAADLVDTIVSLSKRRGFVYPSGEIYGGTRSAWDYGPLGVELKENVRRQWWQSVVRSRDDVVGLDSSVILPPQVWEASGHVEVFVDPLTECQSCHKRFRADHLEEAYEAKHGSAPASLDVVPCPNCGTRGAWTEPRMFNGLLKTYLGAVESEEGLHYLRPETAQGIFVNFANVMTSARRKPPFGIAQTGKSFRNEITPGNFIFRTREFEQMEMEFFVEPGTDEEWHDYWLKARWDWYVDLGINPENMRFFEHPAEKRSHYSKRTVDIEYRFMFGGQEFSELEGIANRTDFDLTAHSKHSGADLTYFDQDKNERWTPYVIEPAAGLTRAVLAFLMDAYSEDEAPNAKGGVDKRTVLRFDPRLAPVKVAVLPLSRNADLTPKAKDLAAQLRRYWNVEFDDAGAIGRRYRRQDEIGTPFCVTVDFDTLDDQAVTIRERDTMAQQRVGLDAVRPWLAARLPPC
- a CDS encoding class I SAM-dependent methyltransferase, with translation MTAARAGHWEQVYETRLTDEVSWYQAEPSISRRLVAGATHGADAAVVDVGAGASRLVDLLLEDGFTDLTVLDVSSRALAVLQERLGQRSGQVTWVRNDVLDWQPDRTFDVWHDRAVFHFLTDPQDRSRYVGLVRRAVAAHGIVIVATFATDGPTHCSGLPVTRYDAAGLAEAFGGEFELDHSEREEHATPSGAVQPFTWVVLRRREAREGQPRDA